The following is a genomic window from Ethanoligenens harbinense YUAN-3.
ACCGGGTATGCGGTGTTGTGTACGAACGACAGGCTGGCAAAGCCGTTTTGCGCCAGAAATGCGCGCATTTTGGCCATGGTGGCCCACCAGTAGTCGTGGTTGCCTTTCATGAGCACTTTGCGGCCGGGCAGGCTTTCCAAAAACGCAAAATCCGATTTCGTCTCTTCCAGGGACATCGCCCATGAGATATCGCCGGGGACGACGACGGTGTCTTCCGGCCGAATACGCGCGCGCCAGTTTGCTTCCAGCCGTTCCACATAATCCTGCCAGCCTTCAAAGATATCCATCGGCTTTTTGGTGCCGAGCGAGAGATGCAGGTCGGCAATGGCGTATAAAGACATGACATCCCCCTTCGGTGGGCGCCGGCTCCTTTTCAAAACGGTAAAAATGCGCGCGGCCCCCCACGCTGCAAAAGTTCGGTGCAAAAGAAAAAACGGTTGTATTTGCGTGCAGGGCGGGCACAAT
Proteins encoded in this region:
- a CDS encoding metallophosphoesterase, which gives rise to MSLYAIADLHLSLGTKKPMDIFEGWQDYVERLEANWRARIRPEDTVVVPGDISWAMSLEETKSDFAFLESLPGRKVLMKGNHDYWWATMAKMRAFLAQNGFASLSFVHNTAYPVDARCVCGTRGWFYDSEGEKKVLLREAGRLHTSICEAEKQGLEPVVFLHYPPIYKDFTCAEITDVLAAHGITRCYYGHLHGRARRYALEGLHGGIRYTLISADQLKFDPLLIE